One genomic region from Paroceanicella profunda encodes:
- a CDS encoding calcium-binding protein, which translates to MVHTSASVEFDDIWDNATGLPQVPGERFGRYEIALAMEELPDEFLSGPATLTLNFSDNLGQGYDELSTELIIEGRSFGDIVFESLQTENRLATIELPRAEIARLLADDTLTFALRTRDGWLHNAPIDLTATLTHTGVLALDDAFSFPGTGTQSGNLLADNGSGADEFNPQQGRPVVTHVNGMPVGNGITIALPGSGTLTVEPSGRFVYRPDLLDESLPASQQALARFTYTIANGDGSIDGEVVVRTQGLDDDDTFCGERDGTLIYGGAGDDTFYGNSLSYREQVAETVYGGSGNDTLFGNGGGDHLYGGEGDDTLYAGYTYDGSNGWLFGGAGNDTLEGEDATLYGNDGNDLLIGSGRLYGGNGDDELQFTRTQLLLAYGGDGNDRISGEYGLWGTVSGGAGYDVIVIMGHAVSGDDHSLGTIFGGDGADIIRSEDAMLMRGGADDDVITDVSTFDGVRLLGDEGNDTLRMGAGAGFAYGGLGDDRIFGGTGNSRLFGDEGDDAIQGGAGDEQIYGGDGADHLIDMQGTARLYGGAGDDILQSGNDGSSLFGGIGHDRLMSGSGDDLVEGGEGNDRIHDIGGLDQIYGGAGNDLINAAGIGGDMIDAGDGNDRVYGGSDDDTIDGGAGDDMLFGNAGLDTVSGGEGADMLDGGIGSDLLYGGEGDDRLDGGSDHDTLHGEAGDDLLLGEGGEDALFGGDGADRLHGGSDDDHLYGGAGDDLLSGGSGIDTLEGGAGADIFAFARLDGVARVTDFELGVDIVRISGFGAAMDSYAELTTIATQSGDDAVFDLATGEQLTLENTSLGDLGAGNFVFV; encoded by the coding sequence ATGGTGCATACGAGTGCGAGTGTAGAATTCGACGATATCTGGGATAATGCGACTGGTCTGCCGCAGGTGCCGGGAGAGCGCTTCGGGCGATATGAAATCGCTCTGGCCATGGAGGAACTGCCCGACGAATTCCTGTCCGGTCCGGCGACGCTCACGCTGAATTTCTCGGACAATCTCGGCCAGGGGTATGACGAGCTGTCCACCGAGCTGATCATCGAGGGCCGGTCCTTCGGTGATATCGTTTTTGAATCGCTCCAGACCGAAAACAGGCTTGCCACCATCGAGCTTCCGCGTGCCGAGATCGCTCGGCTCCTGGCGGACGACACCCTGACCTTTGCGCTCCGCACGCGCGATGGCTGGCTTCACAACGCGCCGATCGACCTCACTGCCACCCTCACGCACACCGGCGTTCTCGCGCTCGACGATGCGTTCTCCTTCCCCGGCACGGGTACGCAGAGCGGCAACCTGCTGGCGGACAACGGCTCCGGCGCCGACGAGTTCAACCCCCAGCAGGGCCGGCCTGTGGTGACCCATGTCAACGGCATGCCCGTGGGCAACGGCATCACCATCGCACTGCCCGGCAGCGGCACCCTCACGGTCGAGCCCTCGGGGCGTTTCGTCTACCGGCCGGATCTGCTCGACGAGAGCCTGCCGGCCTCGCAGCAGGCCCTGGCCCGCTTCACCTACACCATCGCCAACGGTGATGGCTCCATTGATGGCGAGGTGGTAGTGCGCACCCAGGGGCTCGACGATGACGACACCTTCTGCGGCGAGCGCGATGGTACGCTGATCTATGGCGGCGCGGGCGACGACACGTTCTATGGCAATTCGCTGAGCTATCGCGAGCAGGTCGCCGAGACCGTCTATGGCGGCTCCGGCAACGACACGCTGTTCGGCAATGGCGGCGGTGATCATCTCTACGGCGGCGAGGGCGACGACACGCTCTACGCCGGCTATACCTATGACGGCTCCAACGGCTGGCTGTTTGGCGGCGCGGGCAACGACACGCTGGAGGGTGAAGACGCCACTCTCTACGGCAACGATGGCAACGACTTGCTGATCGGCAGCGGCAGGCTCTACGGCGGCAACGGCGATGATGAGCTGCAGTTCACCCGAACGCAGCTGCTGCTGGCCTATGGCGGCGATGGAAATGACCGTATCTCGGGGGAGTACGGCCTCTGGGGCACGGTGTCCGGCGGCGCGGGATATGACGTGATCGTCATCATGGGCCACGCGGTCTCGGGGGATGACCACAGCCTCGGCACCATCTTCGGCGGAGACGGCGCCGACATCATCCGCAGCGAGGACGCCATGCTGATGCGCGGCGGCGCCGATGACGACGTGATCACGGATGTCTCGACCTTCGACGGCGTGCGTCTTCTTGGCGACGAGGGCAACGACACGCTGCGCATGGGCGCGGGCGCGGGCTTTGCCTATGGCGGCCTCGGCGATGACCGGATCTTCGGCGGCACGGGCAACAGCCGGCTGTTCGGCGACGAGGGCGACGACGCCATCCAGGGCGGCGCCGGCGACGAACAGATCTACGGCGGTGATGGCGCGGACCATCTCATCGACATGCAGGGCACTGCCCGGCTCTACGGCGGCGCGGGCGACGACATCCTTCAGTCCGGCAATGACGGCAGCTCGCTGTTCGGCGGCATCGGCCACGACCGGTTGATGTCGGGCTCGGGCGACGACCTCGTCGAAGGCGGTGAGGGCAATGACCGCATCCACGACATCGGCGGCCTTGACCAGATCTACGGCGGTGCCGGCAACGACCTCATCAACGCCGCCGGCATCGGCGGAGACATGATCGACGCCGGCGACGGCAACGACCGCGTCTACGGCGGTTCGGACGATGACACGATTGATGGCGGTGCGGGCGACGACATGCTCTTCGGCAATGCCGGGCTCGACACGGTCAGCGGTGGGGAGGGGGCCGACATGCTCGACGGCGGCATCGGCTCCGACCTGCTCTATGGCGGCGAGGGCGACGACCGGCTCGACGGCGGCTCCGACCATGACACGCTGCACGGCGAGGCGGGCGACGACCTGCTGCTGGGCGAGGGGGGCGAGGACGCGCTCTTCGGCGGTGATGGCGCCGACCGCCTGCACGGCGGCAGCGACGACGACCACCTTTACGGCGGCGCGGGCGATGACCTCCTCTCCGGCGGCTCTGGCATCGACACCCTCGAGGGCGGGGCAGGTGCCGACATCTTCGCCTTCGCCCGGCTCGACGGTGTGGCGCGGGTGACCGACTTCGAGCTGGGCGTCGACATCGTGCGCATCTCCGGCTTCGGTGCCGCGATGGACAGCTACGCCGAGCTCACCACCATCGCCACCCAGTCGGGCGATGACGCGGTGTTCGACTTAGCTACCGGCGAGCAGCTCACGCTGGAGAACACCAGCCTGGGCGACCTCGGGGCGGGGAACTTCGTGTTCGTCTGA
- a CDS encoding HU family DNA-binding protein produces the protein MKKMELIEQVVEATGKPKRQVREIADALLTAIHGQLQAGEVVVIPPLGRIVVRKIGEGEEQRTAYKLVLATKSEAEPASS, from the coding sequence ATGAAGAAGATGGAACTGATCGAGCAGGTCGTGGAAGCGACCGGCAAGCCCAAGCGCCAGGTGCGTGAAATCGCCGACGCGCTGCTCACCGCCATCCACGGGCAGTTGCAAGCCGGGGAAGTTGTTGTTATTCCCCCTCTCGGCCGGATCGTGGTGCGCAAGATCGGTGAGGGTGAGGAGCAGAGGACGGCCTACAAGCTGGTGCTCGCTACGAAGTCCGAAGCCGAGCCTGCAAGCAGTTGA
- the lon gene encoding endopeptidase La yields MSSSGSVSYPVLPLRDIVVFPHMVVPLFVGREKSVRALEDVMKEDKQILLSSQRDPSIDEPADSDIYEVGVIANVLQLLKLPDGTVKVLVEGKSRVHIDRFIENDSYFEAEATLIEETANDPSTIEALTRTIAAEFEKYAKLNKNVPDETVASVADLTEPAKLADTIAGHLGVRLDEKQGLLEVFDVGERLERIYGLMQGEMSVLQVEKKIKSRVKTQMERTQREYYLNEQMKAIQRELGDGEDGRDDASEYEEKINATRFTKEAKDKALAELKKLRQMSPMSAEATVVRNYLDWMLAIPWGVKSRVKKDLARAEKILNDDHYGLEKVKERIVEYLAVQSRSDKLRGPILCLVGPPGVGKTSLGKSVAKATGREFIRISLGGVRDEAEIRGHRRTYIGSMPGKIVQSMKKAKTTNPLILLDEIDKMGQDFRGDPASAMLEVLDPEQNSTFMDHYLEVEYDLSNVLFFTTANSYNLPRPLLDRMEIIPLSGYTEVEKVEIAKRHLLSKQEKAHGLKKGEFILQDDALLEIVRTYTREAGVRNLERELARLCRKAVTEIVKGATKAVVVTPEKLEEMLGVKRFRYGLAEDTDQVGVVTGLAWTEVGGDLLQIEALKLPGKGRMKTTGKLGDVMKESIDAASSYVRSKAISLGVKPTEFEKMDIHVHVPEGATPKDGPSAGVGMVTSIVSVLTDIPVRKDVAMTGEVTLRGNVLAIGGLKEKLLAALRGGIKTVLIPKENVKDLRDIPDSVKSGMEIIPVESVREVLKVALIRQPEPIEWSPEADIPPQAKPAETDLTAH; encoded by the coding sequence ATGAGCAGTTCAGGCAGTGTTTCCTATCCGGTCCTTCCGCTGCGCGACATCGTCGTGTTTCCGCACATGGTGGTTCCGCTTTTCGTGGGACGCGAAAAATCCGTGCGGGCGCTGGAAGACGTGATGAAGGAAGACAAGCAGATCCTTCTGTCCAGTCAGAGGGATCCGTCCATCGATGAGCCTGCGGACTCGGATATCTACGAGGTCGGGGTCATCGCCAACGTTCTGCAGCTGCTGAAATTGCCCGACGGCACCGTGAAGGTGCTGGTCGAGGGCAAGTCGCGCGTGCACATCGACCGTTTCATCGAGAACGACTCCTATTTCGAGGCCGAGGCCACGCTGATCGAGGAGACCGCCAACGATCCGTCCACGATCGAGGCGCTCACCCGCACCATCGCCGCCGAGTTCGAGAAATACGCCAAGCTCAACAAGAACGTGCCGGACGAGACCGTGGCCTCCGTCGCCGATCTCACCGAGCCTGCCAAGCTGGCCGACACCATCGCCGGCCATCTGGGCGTGCGGCTCGACGAGAAGCAGGGGCTGCTGGAGGTCTTCGACGTCGGTGAGCGGCTGGAGCGGATCTACGGCCTGATGCAGGGCGAGATGTCGGTGCTGCAGGTCGAGAAGAAGATCAAGAGCCGCGTCAAGACGCAGATGGAGCGCACCCAGCGCGAGTACTATCTGAACGAGCAGATGAAGGCCATCCAGCGCGAGCTGGGCGATGGCGAGGACGGTCGTGACGATGCCTCCGAGTACGAGGAGAAGATCAACGCGACCAGGTTCACCAAGGAAGCCAAGGACAAGGCGCTGGCCGAGCTGAAGAAGCTGCGCCAGATGTCGCCGATGTCGGCCGAGGCGACCGTGGTGCGCAACTACCTCGACTGGATGCTGGCCATTCCCTGGGGCGTGAAGAGCCGGGTGAAGAAGGACCTCGCCCGCGCCGAGAAGATCCTCAACGACGACCACTACGGCCTGGAGAAGGTCAAGGAGCGGATCGTCGAGTATCTCGCCGTGCAGTCGCGCTCCGACAAGCTGCGCGGGCCGATCCTGTGCCTCGTCGGCCCTCCGGGCGTCGGCAAGACCTCGCTTGGCAAGTCGGTGGCGAAGGCCACGGGGCGCGAGTTCATCCGCATCTCGCTCGGCGGTGTCCGGGACGAGGCGGAGATCCGCGGCCACCGGCGGACCTACATCGGCTCCATGCCCGGCAAGATCGTGCAGTCGATGAAGAAGGCCAAGACCACGAACCCGCTCATCCTGCTCGACGAGATCGACAAGATGGGCCAGGACTTCCGCGGCGACCCCGCGAGCGCGATGCTCGAGGTGCTCGATCCGGAGCAGAACTCGACCTTCATGGACCACTACCTGGAGGTGGAGTACGACCTGTCGAACGTGCTCTTCTTCACCACCGCGAACAGCTACAACCTGCCGCGGCCGCTGCTGGACCGGATGGAGATCATCCCGCTCTCGGGCTACACCGAGGTCGAGAAGGTCGAGATCGCCAAGCGTCACCTGCTCTCCAAGCAGGAGAAGGCGCACGGGCTGAAGAAGGGCGAGTTCATCCTGCAGGATGACGCGCTGCTGGAGATCGTGCGCACCTACACCCGTGAGGCGGGCGTGCGGAACCTGGAGCGCGAGCTGGCCCGGCTGTGCCGCAAGGCGGTGACCGAGATCGTGAAAGGCGCGACCAAGGCGGTCGTCGTCACGCCCGAGAAGCTCGAGGAGATGCTCGGCGTGAAGCGGTTCCGCTACGGGCTGGCGGAGGACACCGACCAGGTCGGCGTCGTCACCGGCCTGGCCTGGACGGAAGTCGGTGGCGACCTGCTGCAGATCGAGGCGCTGAAACTGCCCGGCAAAGGCCGGATGAAGACCACCGGCAAGCTTGGCGACGTGATGAAGGAGAGCATCGACGCGGCCTCCTCCTACGTCCGCTCCAAGGCGATCTCGCTGGGCGTGAAGCCGACCGAGTTCGAGAAGATGGACATCCATGTCCATGTTCCGGAAGGGGCGACCCCGAAGGACGGCCCCTCCGCGGGCGTGGGCATGGTGACCTCGATCGTCTCGGTGCTCACCGACATCCCGGTCCGCAAGGACGTGGCGATGACCGGTGAGGTGACCCTACGCGGCAACGTGCTGGCGATCGGCGGGCTGAAGGAGAAGCTCCTCGCTGCCCTGCGTGGCGGCATCAAGACGGTGCTGATCCCGAAGGAGAACGTGAAGGACCTGCGCGACATCCCGGATTCGGTGAAATCGGGCATGGAGATCATCCCGGTCGAATCCGTCCGCGAGGTGCTGAAGGTGGCGCTCATCCGCCAGCCGGAACCCATCGAGTGGAGCCCGGAGGCGGATATTCCGCCGCAGGCGAAGCCGGCCGAGACGGACCTCACCGCGCACTGA
- the tgt gene encoding tRNA guanosine(34) transglycosylase Tgt, whose protein sequence is MTASFRFTMSATDGAARTGTVHTPRGDIRTPAFMPVGTAATVKAMMPESVRATGADILLGNTYHLMLRPGAERVARLGGLHRFMNWERPILTDSGGFQVMSLAGLRKLTEEGVRFKSHIDGSVHHLSPESSMEIQRLLGSDIVMCFDECTPHPATEPVAAESMRLSMRWALRSREAFGDRPGHALFGIQQGSVFRDLREESAEKLRAIGFEGYAIGGLAVGEGQEAMFGVLDYAPGMLPEDRPRYLMGVGKPDDIVGAVQRGVDMFDCVLPSRSGRTGQALTRFGAVNIKNARHLDDPRPLDPECSCPACSQYSRAYLHHVFKAGEILSSMLLTWHNLHYYQELMQGLRDAISAGTLEDFARAFHARRAEGDVEPL, encoded by the coding sequence ATGACCGCTTCATTCCGCTTCACGATGTCCGCGACCGACGGTGCGGCGCGCACCGGCACCGTCCACACCCCGCGCGGCGACATCCGCACCCCCGCCTTCATGCCGGTGGGCACGGCCGCCACGGTGAAGGCGATGATGCCCGAAAGCGTGCGCGCCACGGGGGCCGACATCCTGCTGGGCAACACCTATCACCTGATGCTGCGCCCCGGCGCGGAGCGCGTGGCGCGGCTGGGGGGCCTGCACCGCTTCATGAACTGGGAGCGCCCGATCCTCACGGATTCCGGCGGCTTCCAGGTGATGAGCCTCGCCGGCCTGCGCAAGCTCACCGAGGAGGGCGTGCGCTTCAAGAGCCACATCGACGGCTCCGTCCACCATCTCTCGCCGGAAAGCTCGATGGAGATCCAGCGGCTGCTGGGCTCCGACATCGTGATGTGCTTCGACGAATGTACCCCCCATCCGGCCACGGAGCCGGTGGCCGCCGAGAGCATGCGCCTGTCGATGCGCTGGGCGCTGCGCTCGCGCGAGGCCTTCGGCGACCGGCCGGGCCACGCGCTCTTCGGAATCCAGCAGGGATCCGTCTTTCGTGATCTGCGCGAGGAGAGCGCGGAAAAGCTGCGCGCCATCGGCTTCGAGGGCTATGCCATCGGCGGCCTGGCGGTGGGCGAGGGGCAGGAGGCGATGTTCGGCGTGCTGGACTATGCGCCCGGCATGCTGCCCGAGGACCGTCCGCGCTACCTGATGGGCGTGGGCAAGCCGGACGACATCGTGGGCGCCGTGCAGCGCGGGGTGGACATGTTCGACTGCGTTCTGCCCTCGCGCTCCGGGCGCACGGGGCAGGCGCTCACCCGTTTCGGCGCGGTTAATATCAAGAATGCGCGACATCTCGACGACCCGCGCCCGCTGGACCCGGAATGCTCCTGCCCCGCGTGCAGCCAGTATTCGCGCGCCTATCTCCACCACGTGTTCAAGGCGGGGGAGATCCTCTCCTCCATGCTGCTCACCTGGCATAACCTGCATTACTATCAGGAGCTTATGCAGGGGCTGCGCGATGCGATCTCCGCCGGAACGCTGGAGGATTTCGCCCGCGCCTTCCACGCGCGGCGCGCGGAAGGCGACGTGGAGCCGCTCTGA
- a CDS encoding SUF system Fe-S cluster assembly protein: protein MDGNEMMEGAPIIRPSTTDHPLYDAVVEACRTVHDPEIPVNIYDLGLVYTVAIDPENNVAIRMTLTAPGCPVAGEMPGWVVDAVEPVAGVKSVDVELVWDPPWGMEMLSDEARLELGFM from the coding sequence ATGGACGGAAACGAGATGATGGAGGGCGCGCCGATCATTCGCCCCTCGACCACCGACCACCCGCTCTACGACGCAGTGGTCGAGGCGTGCCGCACCGTGCACGACCCCGAGATCCCGGTGAACATCTACGACCTCGGTCTGGTGTACACCGTGGCGATCGACCCGGAGAACAATGTCGCGATCCGCATGACGCTGACCGCGCCCGGCTGCCCGGTGGCCGGCGAGATGCCGGGCTGGGTGGTGGACGCGGTGGAACCCGTCGCGGGGGTGAAATCGGTGGACGTGGAGCTGGTCTGGGATCCGCCCTGGGGCATGGAAATGCTGTCGGACGAGGCACGGCTGGAACTGGGCTTCATGTGA
- a CDS encoding HesB/IscA family protein, which yields MFGIPGKSPVTITDAAAKQIGKLMQGGKYGLRIGLKKGGCAGMEYTMEYVDAAEAADVVVEQDGARVLIAPMAQMFLFGTEIDYKVSLLESGFAFNNPNVTEACGCGESVKFDAAAGA from the coding sequence ATGTTCGGCATCCCCGGAAAATCGCCCGTCACCATCACGGACGCTGCCGCGAAGCAGATCGGCAAGCTGATGCAGGGCGGCAAGTACGGCCTGCGCATCGGCCTGAAGAAGGGCGGCTGCGCGGGCATGGAATACACCATGGAATACGTCGACGCCGCAGAGGCGGCGGACGTGGTGGTGGAGCAGGACGGCGCACGGGTGCTCATCGCCCCCATGGCGCAGATGTTCCTGTTCGGCACCGAGATCGACTACAAGGTGTCGCTGCTCGAAAGCGGCTTCGCCTTCAACAACCCCAATGTCACGGAAGCCTGCGGCTGCGGCGAATCCGTGAAGTTCGACGCCGCCGCGGGGGCCTGA
- the tpiA gene encoding triose-phosphate isomerase — MTRRKLAAGNWKMNGLRTALAEIEALRDAFPDPGCDVLICPPATLLAQSALAAAGSSIRLGGQDCHVAASGAHTGDISAAMLSDSGATHVILGHSERRADHGESSALVARKTEAAWAAGLTAIICVGETEAERDAGRTLDIVTTQVIESVPDGAIALTTVVAYEPVWAIGTGRTPTNAEIEEVHTAIRGALASRFSTDVAEGIRILYGGSVKPGNAAEIFALRDVDGGLVGGASLKASDFAGIIRAAEG, encoded by the coding sequence ATGACCCGACGCAAGCTCGCCGCCGGAAACTGGAAGATGAACGGGCTCAGGACCGCGCTCGCCGAGATCGAGGCCCTGCGTGACGCCTTCCCCGATCCGGGCTGCGACGTGCTGATCTGCCCCCCTGCCACGCTTCTCGCCCAGTCCGCGCTGGCCGCGGCAGGCTCTTCCATCCGCCTCGGCGGGCAGGATTGCCACGTGGCCGCCTCGGGCGCGCACACCGGCGACATCTCCGCGGCCATGCTCTCCGACAGCGGGGCCACCCACGTGATCCTCGGCCATTCGGAGCGGCGTGCCGACCATGGCGAAAGCTCGGCCCTGGTGGCCCGCAAGACGGAGGCCGCCTGGGCCGCGGGCCTCACCGCCATCATCTGCGTCGGGGAAACCGAGGCCGAGCGGGACGCGGGCCGTACGCTCGACATCGTCACCACGCAGGTGATCGAATCAGTTCCCGACGGCGCGATCGCCCTCACCACGGTGGTGGCCTACGAGCCGGTCTGGGCCATCGGCACCGGGCGCACGCCCACCAATGCCGAGATCGAGGAAGTTCACACCGCCATCCGCGGCGCCCTGGCCAGCCGCTTCAGCACGGATGTCGCGGAAGGCATCCGCATCCTCTACGGCGGCTCGGTGAAGCCGGGCAACGCGGCGGAGATCTTCGCGCTGCGCGACGTGGATGGCGGGCTGGTGGGCGGCGCCTCGCTGAAAGCCTCGGACTTCGCCGGGATCATCCGCGCCGCGGAAGGCTGA